Proteins found in one Methanospirillum hungatei JF-1 genomic segment:
- a CDS encoding PAS domain S-box protein has protein sequence MILFIGIIFISLISVTGYYYIETSKQIDERFRQNLIQTELGLKSASDRITKGQMLWEATYKKPLLAVTNLVLKEYERSSRTPSEMNFDDIITRIDPAYKDRIDIMLINTSGVAEYSTNKKDLYLDFSKWGPFFQTITDMRMNDTFRLDRAVRGFDSDNPWRIFGYQPTPDHQYLIQTTYRIYDDYTKERSELSLHALVTQVLNQHPWVLALDLIGSTGMITSQLDENPVQADPHDAEIAQDVYTTHETRDFPDERNQTLTRFFFIESGDNVSPASAYIDHVAKIVYSTQHYEQEKGSLLTLAISLILIAIILAFALAYLLSRYIFSPVDTLLADLDEISRGNLNHQIRPSRHLEINRINDAVSRMVESIRGSIRSLEISEKRYSTLFSNASDAIILWNGERVIHANPAAFTLFGWDENIRERAGSTPNEIIRCILQRKNPEEDEWNMNTDISGKGACTLNIRLVRLVLEDLPMDLIQIRDITRETRMHEEIHRLADIVKNTQAGIMAGPVHAPDIVNKAYARIHGCTPEEAIEGGFFGFIHPDYKEDIPVWIRIATERGHMTGEAIRVRKDGSEFPALHDLTIVTDAHHEPYLILNVQDISDQIKVWNLTLEKEALSDSLNLLSGILDSLPDPTFVIDISGHVLAWNKAMTVISGRSEEEIRAGKMSHAQAVYGEDRPMLIDKIIRPDLDISRYYTNVNEENGIYSAEVINHDREGKIRYKWAIAGPLYDSKGSMIGAIETIRDITELKEAMKKESELANKLMLLSSLTRHDIRNKVTVIDGFRFFAESETDNPKIKEILAHQKNAIQDIGKLIDFSKAYQEIGIHEPVWHNVRELFERAVRQVSIDLKVVCDIPSLEVYADALIYQVFYNLAENSLRHGDHVTTIRLYVDLSGESPLLIYEDDGQGIVDTQKEQIFLRGYGKNTGLGLFLIREILAITGITIVEHGIYGQGVRFEMKIPPDHFRFTDQMEQNL, from the coding sequence ATGATTCTGTTCATCGGTATCATTTTCATCTCCCTGATCTCGGTCACCGGATATTATTATATCGAGACATCAAAGCAGATTGATGAACGGTTCAGGCAGAACCTTATTCAGACAGAACTGGGATTGAAGAGTGCATCTGATCGTATAACCAAAGGGCAGATGCTCTGGGAGGCAACATATAAAAAACCTCTTCTTGCCGTCACAAACCTGGTCCTCAAGGAGTATGAGCGGTCATCCCGAACTCCTTCAGAGATGAATTTTGATGATATCATAACCCGCATCGATCCGGCATATAAGGACCGGATTGATATCATGCTGATCAATACCTCAGGGGTCGCAGAGTATTCTACCAATAAAAAAGACTTATACCTTGATTTCAGTAAGTGGGGGCCGTTTTTTCAGACCATTACCGACATGCGGATGAATGATACGTTCCGGCTTGACCGGGCGGTCCGTGGGTTTGATTCAGATAATCCCTGGAGAATATTTGGATACCAGCCGACTCCCGACCACCAGTACCTGATCCAGACCACCTACAGGATTTATGATGATTATACAAAAGAGCGGAGTGAACTCTCTTTACATGCTCTGGTTACCCAGGTATTAAACCAGCATCCCTGGGTTCTGGCTTTGGATCTTATCGGGAGCACCGGTATGATCACAAGTCAGCTGGATGAAAATCCGGTTCAGGCTGATCCGCACGATGCGGAGATTGCACAGGATGTATATACCACCCATGAAACCCGGGACTTTCCTGATGAGAGAAATCAGACACTTACCAGGTTCTTTTTTATTGAGAGTGGTGATAATGTAAGTCCTGCTTCTGCGTATATTGATCATGTCGCAAAGATAGTCTATTCCACACAGCACTACGAGCAGGAGAAAGGATCTCTGCTTACACTGGCAATATCTCTGATTTTAATTGCTATCATCCTCGCCTTTGCCCTTGCATACCTCCTGTCGAGGTATATCTTTTCACCGGTTGACACATTGCTTGCAGACCTTGACGAAATTTCCAGAGGAAACCTGAATCATCAGATAAGACCGTCGCGGCACCTTGAGATAAACAGGATTAATGATGCGGTATCCAGGATGGTTGAATCCATACGGGGCAGTATCAGATCGCTTGAAATCTCTGAAAAAAGATATTCCACCCTGTTTTCAAATGCGTCAGATGCCATCATACTCTGGAATGGGGAGAGAGTTATCCATGCAAATCCTGCTGCATTCACCTTATTTGGATGGGATGAAAATATCAGAGAAAGGGCCGGGTCTACACCAAATGAGATAATAAGATGCATCTTACAGAGAAAAAATCCTGAAGAAGACGAATGGAACATGAATACAGATATCTCCGGCAAAGGGGCCTGTACCCTCAATATCAGGCTGGTCAGGTTAGTCCTCGAGGATCTTCCCATGGATCTCATTCAAATCCGTGATATTACCAGGGAGACCCGGATGCATGAGGAGATCCACCGGCTCGCAGACATTGTGAAAAACACACAGGCTGGGATCATGGCCGGACCAGTACATGCCCCTGATATTGTAAATAAAGCATATGCCCGTATTCATGGATGTACCCCGGAGGAAGCGATAGAGGGAGGATTTTTCGGATTTATTCATCCAGATTACAAGGAGGATATTCCGGTCTGGATACGGATTGCAACCGAACGAGGGCATATGACCGGAGAGGCGATACGGGTTCGAAAGGATGGATCCGAATTCCCTGCATTACATGATCTGACCATCGTGACAGATGCCCATCATGAGCCCTATCTTATTTTAAATGTCCAGGACATCTCTGATCAGATCAAGGTATGGAATCTCACTCTTGAGAAGGAAGCACTCTCCGATTCATTAAATCTCCTGTCCGGTATCCTTGACAGTCTGCCGGATCCCACCTTTGTGATCGATATCTCCGGACATGTCCTTGCATGGAACAAGGCTATGACGGTCATCTCAGGAAGATCAGAAGAAGAGATCAGAGCAGGGAAGATGTCACATGCACAGGCAGTATATGGTGAAGACCGGCCCATGCTTATTGATAAGATAATCCGACCTGACCTTGATATTTCACGGTATTACACCAATGTCAATGAAGAGAATGGCATTTACTCTGCTGAAGTCATCAATCATGACCGGGAAGGAAAAATACGATATAAATGGGCGATAGCCGGACCGCTCTATGATTCCAAAGGCTCAATGATTGGAGCCATTGAAACCATCAGAGATATCACAGAATTAAAAGAGGCCATGAAAAAGGAATCTGAGCTGGCAAATAAACTGATGCTGCTCTCTTCCCTGACCAGGCATGATATCAGGAATAAGGTGACGGTTATTGACGGATTCCGGTTCTTTGCAGAGAGTGAGACAGATAATCCGAAGATAAAAGAGATACTTGCCCATCAGAAGAACGCCATTCAGGATATTGGAAAACTGATCGACTTTAGTAAAGCATACCAGGAGATCGGCATTCACGAGCCGGTCTGGCATAATGTTCGTGAATTATTTGAACGGGCCGTTCGGCAGGTGTCAATTGACCTGAAGGTCGTGTGTGACATTCCATCCCTTGAAGTCTACGCGGATGCCCTCATCTACCAGGTGTTTTATAATCTGGCAGAGAATTCACTCCGCCACGGGGATCATGTCACGACTATCAGATTGTATGTAGATCTGTCTGGGGAATCGCCCCTGTTAATATATGAAGATGACGGACAGGGAATTGTGGATACGCAAAAAGAACAGATATTTCTACGAGGCTATGGGAAAAATACCGGTCTTGGTCTGTTTCTTATCAGGGAGATCCTGGCAATCACCGGAATCACCATTGTTGAACATGGTATCTATGGTCAGGGAGTCAGATTTGAGATGAAAATACCTCCCGATCACTTCAGATTCACTGACCAGATGGAGCAAAATTTATAA
- a CDS encoding PAS domain S-box protein, translated as MMKDTNSEPGNTAPSEDLQKTLDLVNRRLEAVYIRWEALFKSLPDPVIIGDDEGILVCNPRFEELTGLTSEKIVGLPIPRLPICTADKEDCKNLIEHWNHPTPGGERFIFRFFNPAGKRIALDMQIRFIEMEQSMLRFCIGRDITRELELLSEQERAVAQIDKNMAQLAALNDEIKNPLTLISMSAGLVDGPHQEQVLRGVRMITSIVDRLDQGFTESEKVRKFLKRTIDGFMEDHNHL; from the coding sequence ATGATGAAGGATACCAATTCTGAACCCGGCAATACTGCCCCATCAGAGGATTTGCAAAAAACACTGGACCTGGTGAACAGACGGCTTGAAGCAGTATACATACGGTGGGAGGCGCTCTTCAAATCTCTCCCAGACCCGGTTATCATCGGGGACGATGAAGGAATACTCGTTTGTAATCCCCGGTTTGAAGAACTCACCGGGCTTACATCAGAAAAGATCGTGGGACTTCCCATTCCCCGGCTTCCCATATGTACTGCAGATAAGGAGGATTGTAAAAACCTGATAGAACACTGGAATCATCCAACACCTGGAGGGGAGAGGTTCATTTTCCGGTTCTTTAATCCGGCCGGAAAGCGGATCGCTCTTGATATGCAGATCAGGTTTATTGAAATGGAGCAATCCATGCTCAGGTTCTGCATCGGACGCGACATAACCCGTGAACTCGAACTCCTTTCAGAGCAGGAACGTGCAGTTGCACAGATAGATAAGAATATGGCTCAACTTGCCGCGTTAAATGATGAGATTAAAAATCCGCTCACGTTGATCTCCATGAGTGCCGGACTTGTGGATGGACCTCACCAGGAGCAGGTCCTCAGAGGAGTGCGGATGATAACGTCAATTGTTGACCGGCTTGATCAGGGATTTACCGAGTCTGAAAAGGTCAGGAAATTCTTAAAGCGAACCATTGACGGGTTTATGGAGGATCATAACCACCTATAA
- the ppk1 gene encoding polyphosphate kinase 1, translated as MDQSQEPEDYYPDRACSLLSDPALYINRELSWIRFNQHVLDEAKDPTHPLLERIKFLAIFANNLDEFFMVRVSGLHHQLAEGVLKLPPDGLTTMEQLERINNDLVPLLKEQTRVWSEEIIPALQKAGIIIHSRLTLDGTKRKQLRRFFFREIFPVLTPLAFDKSHPFPFISNLALNLAIILKRPGSQEELFARIKIPNTLFPRLIELPADPDGKDISGRQEFIFLEDLIADNLDLLFPGMEIVAAYPFRVTRDADIEIEEDEADDLLSAVEQSISKRWIGTPVRIEIAEDMMPAIVDMMGAKLAKYPHMFYRVRGPVGLADLFCMMNIDRPDLKDTPYAPSVPDRLERDPDIFHAIKQRDIILFHPYESFQPVIKFLEAAAHDPDVLAIKMTLYRTGTNSPIVQALLDAREHGKAVSVLVELKARFDEENNIGWARALERAGAHVVFGIMGLKVHAKLCLVVRKEKSGIVRYVHMSSGNYNAVTAKIYTDIGLFTTNEEIASDVSHLFNVLTGYSQFSAYHHLLVAPGGIKKGITRLIEQEIERQKEHGDGRIIFKLNALQDAGIIRTLYRASQEGVKIHLQVRGICCLRPGIEGISDNITVTTIVGRFLEHTRIYYFHNGGDPLVLMGSSDLMPRNLKRRIEVLYPVLDPGIRDEIINTILPVHLHDTVKTRILQADGSYVRISKESGERMQAQEWLIENRGVWNRNLVKETVR; from the coding sequence ATGGATCAGTCACAAGAGCCTGAGGACTATTACCCGGATCGGGCATGTTCATTATTATCTGATCCGGCACTTTATATCAATCGTGAACTCTCCTGGATACGATTTAATCAGCATGTCCTGGACGAGGCAAAGGATCCGACACATCCCCTTCTGGAACGGATAAAATTCCTGGCCATCTTCGCCAATAATCTTGATGAATTCTTCATGGTCAGGGTATCCGGGCTGCATCATCAACTGGCAGAGGGTGTCCTAAAGCTACCTCCCGATGGCCTGACTACGATGGAGCAACTGGAGCGGATAAATAATGACCTTGTTCCCCTCCTGAAAGAGCAGACACGGGTATGGTCAGAGGAGATAATCCCCGCACTGCAGAAAGCGGGAATCATTATTCATTCCAGATTAACCCTTGATGGAACAAAGCGGAAACAACTTCGGAGATTCTTCTTCCGCGAGATATTTCCGGTATTGACACCACTCGCCTTTGACAAATCGCATCCATTCCCGTTTATATCCAACCTTGCACTCAATCTTGCAATTATCCTCAAACGTCCGGGATCACAGGAAGAACTATTTGCCAGGATAAAAATCCCGAATACCTTATTCCCCCGCCTGATTGAACTTCCCGCCGATCCAGACGGAAAAGATATCTCAGGAAGACAGGAGTTTATTTTCCTTGAAGATCTCATTGCAGATAATCTTGACCTCCTCTTTCCCGGGATGGAGATTGTGGCTGCGTACCCGTTCAGGGTGACCCGTGATGCGGATATTGAGATTGAAGAGGATGAAGCTGATGATCTTTTGAGTGCAGTCGAACAGTCGATCAGCAAACGGTGGATCGGAACCCCGGTCAGGATAGAGATAGCGGAGGATATGATGCCTGCTATCGTGGATATGATGGGGGCAAAACTTGCGAAATACCCACATATGTTCTACCGGGTCAGGGGACCGGTTGGTCTTGCAGATCTCTTCTGTATGATGAATATAGACCGGCCTGATTTGAAGGATACTCCATATGCCCCGTCTGTGCCTGACCGACTGGAGCGGGATCCTGATATCTTTCATGCTATAAAACAGCGGGATATTATTCTGTTCCATCCCTATGAGAGTTTTCAACCGGTGATTAAGTTTTTAGAGGCTGCTGCACATGATCCTGACGTTCTGGCTATTAAGATGACCCTGTACCGGACCGGGACAAACTCTCCAATCGTGCAGGCCCTGCTGGATGCCCGTGAACATGGAAAAGCAGTTTCTGTCCTGGTTGAACTGAAAGCCAGGTTTGATGAAGAGAATAATATCGGGTGGGCACGGGCACTTGAACGGGCAGGTGCTCATGTGGTATTTGGGATCATGGGGCTGAAGGTCCATGCAAAACTCTGCCTCGTGGTCAGAAAAGAGAAGAGCGGGATTGTCAGGTATGTACATATGAGCTCAGGAAACTACAATGCCGTAACCGCCAAGATATACACCGATATTGGGCTTTTCACCACAAATGAAGAGATTGCATCAGATGTTTCCCATCTCTTTAATGTCCTGACCGGATATTCACAGTTTAGTGCCTACCATCATCTCCTCGTGGCTCCCGGCGGGATTAAAAAAGGGATAACAAGGCTTATTGAACAGGAGATTGAGCGGCAGAAGGAACATGGAGATGGCAGGATTATCTTTAAGTTAAACGCTCTTCAGGATGCAGGAATTATCCGTACACTCTACCGGGCATCACAGGAGGGAGTGAAGATTCATCTGCAGGTCAGAGGGATCTGTTGTTTGCGGCCGGGGATTGAAGGAATATCCGACAATATAACTGTCACCACCATTGTAGGGAGATTTCTGGAGCATACACGGATATACTACTTCCATAATGGAGGGGATCCCCTGGTCCTGATGGGGAGCTCAGATCTCATGCCACGGAACCTGAAGCGGCGGATTGAAGTCCTCTACCCAGTCCTTGATCCTGGGATCAGGGATGAGATCATCAATACGATACTCCCGGTCCATCTGCATGATACCGTGAAGACAAGGATTTTGCAGGCTGATGGATCCTATGTCAGGATCAGCAAAGAGAGCGGAGAGCGGATGCAGGCACAGGAATGGCTGATAGAAAACCGGGGAGTCTGGAACAGAAATCTCGTGAAAGAAACGGTCAGATAA